In Brachypodium distachyon strain Bd21 chromosome 2, Brachypodium_distachyon_v3.0, whole genome shotgun sequence, one genomic interval encodes:
- the LOC100835716 gene encoding ras-related protein RABD1 isoform X2, whose protein sequence is MASIEYDYLFKLLLIGDSSVGKSCLLLRFADDAYVDTYISTIGVDFKIRTVELDGKSVKLQIWDTAGQERFRTITSSYYRGAHGIIIVYDVTDMESFNNVKQWLSEIDRYASDSVCKLLVGNKCDLVDSKVVDTEEAKALADSLGMTFLETSAKESINVEKAFLTMSSEIKKRLVFAEGWTCTNKADISAIFST, encoded by the exons ATGGCTAGCATCGAGTA CGATTACCTCTTCAAGCTGCTCCTCATCGGCGACTCCTCCGTCGGCAAgtcctgcctcctcctccgattcGCC GACGATGCGTACGTGGATACCTACATCAGTACAATCGGTGTTGATTTT AAAATCCGGACTGTCGAGCTCGATGGGAAGTCAGTGAAGCTACAGATC TGGGACACAGCTGGCCAGGAAAGGTTCAGGACAATAACAAGCAGTTACTATCGAGGAGCTCATGGAATCATT ATTGTATATGACGTGACAGATATGGAAAGCTTCAACAATGTCAAGCAGTGGTTGAGTGAGATCGACAGGTATGCCAGTGACAGTGTATGCAAGCTTCTAGTCGGGAACAAATGTGATTTGGTTGATAGTAAGGTCGTTGATACAGAGGAGGCCAAG GCTTTAGCAGACTCACTAGGAATGACTTTTCTTGAGACAAGTGCAAAGGAATCCATCAATGTGGAGAAAGCTTTCTTAACCATGTCATCAGAAATCAAGAAAAG GCTTGTCTTTGCGGAGGGCTGGACTTGTACTAATAAGGCCGACATTTCTGCTATATTCAGCACATGA
- the LOC100835716 gene encoding ras-related protein RABD1 isoform X1: protein MASIEYDYLFKLLLIGDSSVGKSCLLLRFADDAYVDTYISTIGVDFKIRTVELDGKSVKLQIWDTAGQERFRTITSSYYRGAHGIIIVYDVTDMESFNNVKQWLSEIDRYASDSVCKLLVGNKCDLVDSKVVDTEEAKALADSLGMTFLETSAKESINVEKAFLTMSSEIKKRMATQPAAERKPTVHLHGKGQPIQQEKSSCCSS, encoded by the exons ATGGCTAGCATCGAGTA CGATTACCTCTTCAAGCTGCTCCTCATCGGCGACTCCTCCGTCGGCAAgtcctgcctcctcctccgattcGCC GACGATGCGTACGTGGATACCTACATCAGTACAATCGGTGTTGATTTT AAAATCCGGACTGTCGAGCTCGATGGGAAGTCAGTGAAGCTACAGATC TGGGACACAGCTGGCCAGGAAAGGTTCAGGACAATAACAAGCAGTTACTATCGAGGAGCTCATGGAATCATT ATTGTATATGACGTGACAGATATGGAAAGCTTCAACAATGTCAAGCAGTGGTTGAGTGAGATCGACAGGTATGCCAGTGACAGTGTATGCAAGCTTCTAGTCGGGAACAAATGTGATTTGGTTGATAGTAAGGTCGTTGATACAGAGGAGGCCAAG GCTTTAGCAGACTCACTAGGAATGACTTTTCTTGAGACAAGTGCAAAGGAATCCATCAATGTGGAGAAAGCTTTCTTAACCATGTCATCAGAAATCAAGAAAAG GATGGCAACCCAACCTGCGGCGGAGAGGAAACCAACCGTCCATCTTCACGGGAAAGGCCAGCCGATTCAGCAGGAGAAGAGTAGCTGCTGCTCCTCATAA